A window from Argopecten irradians isolate NY chromosome 3, Ai_NY, whole genome shotgun sequence encodes these proteins:
- the LOC138318875 gene encoding ribosome-binding protein 1-like isoform X5 translates to MIMDPHTVIIGIAVFCVSALMIYLISMFGIKEKTFEEALAEQKQRLEDEKQKEKSLKKAEKEKKKFRKPKEKPKEKGLQVSEPELKEPKMVNLDIDPEIIEPLTEAASTEGKRPQSSKKKAPKSILHNKNEEPHVAKETQQVIHHIPVPKDELEILHDLEKDSKDGKKDKSVPKTSKKGKEEAKATPKRPVVTEEEIIVQKFEKVSHSASYSSPESKMRIDPNQLVANLHTASLSDSEIQNLIEVLLNKQGGASSSWNKKTQKGDDVKLLRKQLEEKERALQEEQKLAMHANACLSKEKAGYNSLEKQYQEKIAVQNSEIQALRSKMQHSIEQHMMERSSMQTRLQQLERQAGDQSLAQKLSEENKILKENLKRAESETVPQKTYASLTQQLQIIQEELSKNVARNTAAENAKKTLEEKLTKKDAELAKLKGSEKEVEGVVTKKLDEVNKLLRKTEAENATLTTNLKAAEKECSTVKGRLQELEMALSGNDNTSKALEEKLQGAEKAKSNVEASLKVTEKKLVDAEQQKAKLEKEFEDAKKQKSDMEANLKSTEQKLTDMEQIQTKLQTDFEAAEKVKSDMKSSLDNMEQKLSESEQNKDKLQNEIEVLKQENSTLSQEMMVVKETAVKTAGAPNGDIHDEPSENKIAVSQHEKIVSEKETEIKRLEADMEAKLTEVSKLQSEVDKQKKKNNDLRQKNWEAMEALQKAEKSVTHQVLSAVKDTKDESTALVTDTEKYDKTVLQKIFPDISVNTNLVHKEWMTCFEKEAIVQLQNLSKTTESVAKSEAKVTDLKGQVSSLEAQVQEYKSNVSSLSTTYEGKVKDLEEKNSSLQSEVQRLKAESSNTASYEAKVKALEEKNSNLQSKVDTLSAESSNVSTSDSRVTELEESNKKLETQVQEYLNVLATTESKLQQLENSVEGEEKKWHDKLQSVQIDLEQAKQEVSSLQEELQKSQANTEALSELEFAYRCLEKSLTQITDEMKEKVLSLEGQLKISEDKCSQLQSQVEESEEKASKLQESAKSTSNEDDLLKQIEELKKLLAEESKKSKNLATTNVRLNGIIKTGQDSLAQEQALVDKLKTEMEKSKGSNGAAPNSEIEQLRAKLEEKEKQLEKELVAKKQLSQRLAQLGVMASSQGNDLGTSV, encoded by the exons atgataatggaTCCCCACACTGTTATCATCGGCATTGCAGTGTTCTGCGTGTCTGCGTTGATGATTTATCTTATatctatgtttggaataaaaGAGAAAACTTTTGAAGAAGCTTTAGCTGAACAGAAGCAAAGACTTGAAGATGAAAAGCAGAAAGAGAAAAGCCTAAAGAAGGcagagaaagaaaagaaaaagtttaGAAAGCCTAAAGAGAAACCTAAAGAAAAGGGTCTTCAGGTTTCAGAGCCTGAATTGAAAGAACCAAAGATGGTTAATTTGGATATTGATCCTGAAATTATTGAGCCACTTACAGAAGCAGCTAGTACTGAAGGTAAACGTCCTCAAAGTTCAAAGAAGAAAGCCCCAAAATCTATCTTGCACAACAAGAATGAGGAGCCACATGTAGCAAAGGAAACGCAGCAAGTGATTCATCATATCCCTGTACCTAAAGATGAGTTGGAAATTCTTCATGATCTAGAAAAAGATTCAAAGGATGGAAAGAAGGACAAGTCTGTTCCAAAAACATCTAAGAAAGGCAAAGAGGAAGCAAAAGCAACCCCAAAGAGACCTGTAGTCACAGAAGAGGAGATTATTGTTCAAAAATTTGAGAAAGTGTCACATTCTGCATCTTACTCAAGCCCAGAATCCAAAATGAGaa tTGATCCTAATCAGCTTGTGGCCAATCTCCACACAGCTTCCCTCTCTGACTCAGAAATACAGAATTTGATTGAGGTCCTCCTGAACAAACAGGGAGGAGCCAGTTCATCTTGGAATAAG AAAACGCAGAAAGGTGATGATGTTAAATTGCTCCGTAAACAGCTGGAAGAAAAAGAGCGTGCCCTGCAAGAAG AACAAAAGCTGGCAATGCATGCCAATGCTTGTCTATCAAAGGAAAAAGCTGGATACAACAGCCTGGAAAAACAGTACCAGGAAAAGATAGCTGTACAAAACTCTGAGATTCAAGCTCTTCGATCCAAGATGCAACACTCTATTGAACAACACATGATGGAGCGCAGCTCCATGCAGACTCGCTTGCAACAACTTGAACGCCAAGCGGGGGATCAGAGCCTTGCACAGAAACTCAGTGAG GAAAATAAGATTTTGAAAGAAAACCTGAAAAGAGCAGA GTCAGAGACAGTGCCCCAGAAGACTTATGCAAGTCTGACACAGCAGCTACAGATTATACAGGAGGAACTCTCGAAGAATGTGGCAAGGAATACTGCCGCAGAGAATGCCAAAAAGACTCTAGAGGAAAAACTCACAAAGAAGGACGCAGAACTGGCTAAGCTTAAAGGATCAGAG AAAGAGGTTGAGGGTGTTGTAACCAAGAAACTGGATGAAGTAAACAAACTTTTGAGAAAGACGGAAGCAGAAAATGCCACTTTGACTACTAATTTGAAAGCAGCTGAAAAGGAATGTTCAACAGTGAAGGGCCGACTACAGGAATTAGAAATGGCTCTATCTGGTAACGACAACACATCAAAGGCATTGGAGGAGAAACTTCAG gGTGCTGAAAAAGCCAAATCTAATGTTGAGGCCAGTCTGAAGGTAACGGAGAAGAAGTTAGTGGATGCCGAGCAACAGAAGGCTAAACTTGAGAAGGAATTTGAG GATGCTAAGAAGCAAAAGTCTGATATGGAGGCAAACCTGAAATCTACCGAACAGAAACTgacagatatggaacaaatccAGACAAAATTACAGACAGATTTCGAG GCTGCAGAGAAGGTGAAAAGTGATATGAAGTCAAGTCTGGATAATATGGAGCAGAAATTATCTGAGTCTGAACAAAACAAGGACAAACTTCAGAATGAGATTGAG gtTTTGAAGCAAGAAAACTCGACCCTTTCACAGGAAATGATGGTGGTGAAGGAGACAGCAGTGAAGACAGCTGGAGCTCCTAATGGAGACATCCATGATGAACCATCTGAGAACAAAATTGCTGTTTCCCAAcatgaaaaaat AGTTTCAGAGAAGGAAACAGAAATTAAGAGGCTGGAGGCTGATATGGAGGCCAAGCTCACAGAGGTGTCTAAGCTGCAAAGCGAGGTGGATAAAcagaagaagaaaaacaat GATTTGAGGCAAAAGAATTGGGAGGCAATGGAAGCCTTACAAAAGGCAGAAAAGTCAGTAACACATCAAGTTCTATCTGCTGTCAAAGATACAAAG GATGAAAGTACAGCATTGGTGACAGACAcagaaaaatatgataaaacagTATTACAGAAAATATTTCCAGATATTTCTGTCAACACAAATTTG GTCCATAAAGAATGGATGACTTGTTTTGAGAAAGAGGCAATAGTGCAATTACAAAATCTTTCAAAGACCACTGAATCt GTTGCAAAGTCAGAAGCCAAAGTAACAGACCTGAAAGGTCAAGTGAGCAGTCTAGAAGCTCAAGTACAGGAATATAAGTCCAACGTGTCTTCTTTA AGTACTACTTATGAGGGAAAAGTCAAAGATTTAGAAGAGAAAAACAGTAGTTTACAATCTGAGGTCCAAAGATTAAAGGCAGAATCATCAAAT actGCCAGTTATGAAGCCAAAGTCAAAGCATTAGAAGAGAAAAATAGTAATTTACAGTCCAAGGTTGACACACTTAGTGCAGAATCatcaaat GTGTCAACTTCAGACTCAAGGGTGACAGAACTAGAAGAAAGCAATAAAAAATTAGAGACTCAAGTCCAAGAGTATTTAAATGTTCTAGCTACAACA GAGTCTAAGTTACAGCAGTTGGAGAACAGTGTCGAGGGTGAGGAGAAAAAGTGGCATGACAAGCTACAGTCTGTACAAATAGATTTAGAACAG GCAAAACAGGAGGTTTCATCATTACAGGAGGAGTTACAGAAATCACAAGCCAACACAGAG GCACTAAGTGAATTGGAGTTTGCTTATCGATGTCTAGAGAAAAGTTTGACGCAAATAACTGATGAG ATGAAAGAGAAAGTTTTAAGTCTAGAGGGCCAGTTGAAAATATCTGAAGACAAGTGTTCACAGTTGCAGAGTCAAGTTGAAGAG AGTGAAGAGAAAGCAAGTAAGCTTCAGGAGTCTGCGAAATCCACAAGTAATGAAGATGATTTACTAAAG
- the LOC138318875 gene encoding ribosome-binding protein 1-like isoform X13: MIMDPHTVIIGIAVFCVSALMIYLISMFGIKEKTFEEALAEQKQRLEDEKQKEKSLKKAEKEKKKFRKPKEKPKEKGLQVSEPELKEPKMVNLDIDPEIIEPLTEAASTEGKRPQSSKKKAPKSILHNKNEEPHVAKETQQVIHHIPVPKDELEILHDLEKDSKDGKKDKSVPKTSKKGKEEAKATPKRPVVTEEEIIVQKFEKVSHSASYSSPESKMRIDPNQLVANLHTASLSDSEIQNLIEVLLNKQGGASSSWNKKTQKGDDVKLLRKQLEEKERALQEEQKLAMHANACLSKEKAGYNSLEKQYQEKIAVQNSEIQALRSKMQHSIEQHMMERSSMQTRLQQLERQAGDQSLAQKLSEENKILKENLKRAESETVPQKTYASLTQQLQIIQEELSKNVARNTAAENAKKTLEEKLTKKDAELAKLKGSEKEVEGVVTKKLDEVNKLLRKTEAENATLTTNLKAAEKECSTVKGRLQELEMALSGNDNTSKALEEKLQGAEKAKSNVEASLKVTEKKLVDAEQQKAKLEKEFEDAKKQKSDMEANLKSTEQKLTDMEQIQTKLQTDFEAAEKVKSDMKSSLDNMEQKLSESEQNKDKLQNEIEVLKQENSTLSQEMMVVKETAVKTAGAPNGDIHDEPSENKIAVSQHEKIVSEKETEIKRLEADMEAKLTEVSKLQSEVDKQKKKNNDLRQKNWEAMEALQKAEKSVTHQVLSAVKDTKDESTALVTDTEKYDKTVLQKIFPDISVNTNLVHKEWMTCFEKEAIVQLQNLSKTTESVAKSEAKVTDLKGQVSSLEAQVQEYKSNVSSLSTTYEGKVKDLEEKNSSLQSEVQRLKAESSNKSSSEARVAELEESNKTLEQQVQENKQLLSTSTASYEAKVKALEEKNSNLQSKVDTLSAESSNVSTSDSRVTELEESNKKLETQVQEYLNVLATTESKLQQLENSVEGEEKKWHDKLQSVQIDLEQAKQEVSSLQEELQKSQANTEALSELEFAYRCLEKSLTQITDEMKEKVLSLEGQLKISEDKCSQLQSQVEESEEKASKLQESAKSTSNEDDLLKGSNGAAPNSEIEQLRAKLEEKEKQLEKELVAKKQLSQRLVQAETQ, from the exons atgataatggaTCCCCACACTGTTATCATCGGCATTGCAGTGTTCTGCGTGTCTGCGTTGATGATTTATCTTATatctatgtttggaataaaaGAGAAAACTTTTGAAGAAGCTTTAGCTGAACAGAAGCAAAGACTTGAAGATGAAAAGCAGAAAGAGAAAAGCCTAAAGAAGGcagagaaagaaaagaaaaagtttaGAAAGCCTAAAGAGAAACCTAAAGAAAAGGGTCTTCAGGTTTCAGAGCCTGAATTGAAAGAACCAAAGATGGTTAATTTGGATATTGATCCTGAAATTATTGAGCCACTTACAGAAGCAGCTAGTACTGAAGGTAAACGTCCTCAAAGTTCAAAGAAGAAAGCCCCAAAATCTATCTTGCACAACAAGAATGAGGAGCCACATGTAGCAAAGGAAACGCAGCAAGTGATTCATCATATCCCTGTACCTAAAGATGAGTTGGAAATTCTTCATGATCTAGAAAAAGATTCAAAGGATGGAAAGAAGGACAAGTCTGTTCCAAAAACATCTAAGAAAGGCAAAGAGGAAGCAAAAGCAACCCCAAAGAGACCTGTAGTCACAGAAGAGGAGATTATTGTTCAAAAATTTGAGAAAGTGTCACATTCTGCATCTTACTCAAGCCCAGAATCCAAAATGAGaa tTGATCCTAATCAGCTTGTGGCCAATCTCCACACAGCTTCCCTCTCTGACTCAGAAATACAGAATTTGATTGAGGTCCTCCTGAACAAACAGGGAGGAGCCAGTTCATCTTGGAATAAG AAAACGCAGAAAGGTGATGATGTTAAATTGCTCCGTAAACAGCTGGAAGAAAAAGAGCGTGCCCTGCAAGAAG AACAAAAGCTGGCAATGCATGCCAATGCTTGTCTATCAAAGGAAAAAGCTGGATACAACAGCCTGGAAAAACAGTACCAGGAAAAGATAGCTGTACAAAACTCTGAGATTCAAGCTCTTCGATCCAAGATGCAACACTCTATTGAACAACACATGATGGAGCGCAGCTCCATGCAGACTCGCTTGCAACAACTTGAACGCCAAGCGGGGGATCAGAGCCTTGCACAGAAACTCAGTGAG GAAAATAAGATTTTGAAAGAAAACCTGAAAAGAGCAGA GTCAGAGACAGTGCCCCAGAAGACTTATGCAAGTCTGACACAGCAGCTACAGATTATACAGGAGGAACTCTCGAAGAATGTGGCAAGGAATACTGCCGCAGAGAATGCCAAAAAGACTCTAGAGGAAAAACTCACAAAGAAGGACGCAGAACTGGCTAAGCTTAAAGGATCAGAG AAAGAGGTTGAGGGTGTTGTAACCAAGAAACTGGATGAAGTAAACAAACTTTTGAGAAAGACGGAAGCAGAAAATGCCACTTTGACTACTAATTTGAAAGCAGCTGAAAAGGAATGTTCAACAGTGAAGGGCCGACTACAGGAATTAGAAATGGCTCTATCTGGTAACGACAACACATCAAAGGCATTGGAGGAGAAACTTCAG gGTGCTGAAAAAGCCAAATCTAATGTTGAGGCCAGTCTGAAGGTAACGGAGAAGAAGTTAGTGGATGCCGAGCAACAGAAGGCTAAACTTGAGAAGGAATTTGAG GATGCTAAGAAGCAAAAGTCTGATATGGAGGCAAACCTGAAATCTACCGAACAGAAACTgacagatatggaacaaatccAGACAAAATTACAGACAGATTTCGAG GCTGCAGAGAAGGTGAAAAGTGATATGAAGTCAAGTCTGGATAATATGGAGCAGAAATTATCTGAGTCTGAACAAAACAAGGACAAACTTCAGAATGAGATTGAG gtTTTGAAGCAAGAAAACTCGACCCTTTCACAGGAAATGATGGTGGTGAAGGAGACAGCAGTGAAGACAGCTGGAGCTCCTAATGGAGACATCCATGATGAACCATCTGAGAACAAAATTGCTGTTTCCCAAcatgaaaaaat AGTTTCAGAGAAGGAAACAGAAATTAAGAGGCTGGAGGCTGATATGGAGGCCAAGCTCACAGAGGTGTCTAAGCTGCAAAGCGAGGTGGATAAAcagaagaagaaaaacaat GATTTGAGGCAAAAGAATTGGGAGGCAATGGAAGCCTTACAAAAGGCAGAAAAGTCAGTAACACATCAAGTTCTATCTGCTGTCAAAGATACAAAG GATGAAAGTACAGCATTGGTGACAGACAcagaaaaatatgataaaacagTATTACAGAAAATATTTCCAGATATTTCTGTCAACACAAATTTG GTCCATAAAGAATGGATGACTTGTTTTGAGAAAGAGGCAATAGTGCAATTACAAAATCTTTCAAAGACCACTGAATCt GTTGCAAAGTCAGAAGCCAAAGTAACAGACCTGAAAGGTCAAGTGAGCAGTCTAGAAGCTCAAGTACAGGAATATAAGTCCAACGTGTCTTCTTTA AGTACTACTTATGAGGGAAAAGTCAAAGATTTAGAAGAGAAAAACAGTAGTTTACAATCTGAGGTCCAAAGATTAAAGGCAGAATCATCAAAT AAGTCAAGTTCAGAAGCCAGAGTTGCTGAATTAGAAGAAAGTAATAAAACATTAGAACAACAAGTCCAAGAAAATAAGCAACTTCTAAGCACATCA actGCCAGTTATGAAGCCAAAGTCAAAGCATTAGAAGAGAAAAATAGTAATTTACAGTCCAAGGTTGACACACTTAGTGCAGAATCatcaaat GTGTCAACTTCAGACTCAAGGGTGACAGAACTAGAAGAAAGCAATAAAAAATTAGAGACTCAAGTCCAAGAGTATTTAAATGTTCTAGCTACAACA GAGTCTAAGTTACAGCAGTTGGAGAACAGTGTCGAGGGTGAGGAGAAAAAGTGGCATGACAAGCTACAGTCTGTACAAATAGATTTAGAACAG GCAAAACAGGAGGTTTCATCATTACAGGAGGAGTTACAGAAATCACAAGCCAACACAGAG GCACTAAGTGAATTGGAGTTTGCTTATCGATGTCTAGAGAAAAGTTTGACGCAAATAACTGATGAG ATGAAAGAGAAAGTTTTAAGTCTAGAGGGCCAGTTGAAAATATCTGAAGACAAGTGTTCACAGTTGCAGAGTCAAGTTGAAGAG AGTGAAGAGAAAGCAAGTAAGCTTCAGGAGTCTGCGAAATCCACAAGTAATGAAGATGATTTACTAAAG
- the LOC138318875 gene encoding ribosome-binding protein 1-like isoform X4, whose product MIMDPHTVIIGIAVFCVSALMIYLISMFGIKEKTFEEALAEQKQRLEDEKQKEKSLKKAEKEKKKFRKPKEKPKEKGLQVSEPELKEPKMVNLDIDPEIIEPLTEAASTEGKRPQSSKKKAPKSILHNKNEEPHVAKETQQVIHHIPVPKDELEILHDLEKDSKDGKKDKSVPKTSKKGKEEAKATPKRPVVTEEEIIVQKFEKVSHSASYSSPESKMRIDPNQLVANLHTASLSDSEIQNLIEVLLNKQGGASSSWNKKTQKGDDVKLLRKQLEEKERALQEEQKLAMHANACLSKEKAGYNSLEKQYQEKIAVQNSEIQALRSKMQHSIEQHMMERSSMQTRLQQLERQAGDQSLAQKLSEENKILKENLKRAESETVPQKTYASLTQQLQIIQEELSKNVARNTAAENAKKTLEEKLTKKDAELAKLKGSEKEVEGVVTKKLDEVNKLLRKTEAENATLTTNLKAAEKECSTVKGRLQELEMALSGNDNTSKALEEKLQGAEKAKSNVEASLKVTEKKLVDAEQQKAKLEKEFEDAKKQKSDMEANLKSTEQKLTDMEQIQTKLQTDFEAAEKVKSDMKSSLDNMEQKLSESEQNKDKLQNEIEVLKQENSTLSQEMMVVKETAVKTAGAPNGDIHDEPSENKIAVSQHEKIVSEKETEIKRLEADMEAKLTEVSKLQSEVDKQKKKNNDLRQKNWEAMEALQKAEKSVTHQVLSAVKDTKDESTALVTDTEKYDKTVLQKIFPDISVNTNLVHKEWMTCFEKEAIVQLQNLSKTTESVAKSEAKVTDLKGQVSSLEAQVQEYKSNVSSLSTTYEGKVKDLEEKNSSLQSEVQRLKAESSNKSSSEARVAELEESNKTLEQQVQENKQLLSTSTASYEAKVKALEEKNSNLQSKVDTLSAESSNVSTSDSRVTELEESNKKLETQVQEYLNVLATTESKLQQLENSVEGEEKKWHDKLQSVQIDLEQAKQEVSSLQEELQKSQANTEMKEKVLSLEGQLKISEDKCSQLQSQVEESEEKASKLQESAKSTSNEDDLLKQIEELKKLLAEESKKSKNLATTNVRLNGIIKTGQDSLAQEQALVDKLKTEMEKSKGSNGAAPNSEIEQLRAKLEEKEKQLEKELVAKKQLSQRLAQLGVMASSQGNDLGTSV is encoded by the exons atgataatggaTCCCCACACTGTTATCATCGGCATTGCAGTGTTCTGCGTGTCTGCGTTGATGATTTATCTTATatctatgtttggaataaaaGAGAAAACTTTTGAAGAAGCTTTAGCTGAACAGAAGCAAAGACTTGAAGATGAAAAGCAGAAAGAGAAAAGCCTAAAGAAGGcagagaaagaaaagaaaaagtttaGAAAGCCTAAAGAGAAACCTAAAGAAAAGGGTCTTCAGGTTTCAGAGCCTGAATTGAAAGAACCAAAGATGGTTAATTTGGATATTGATCCTGAAATTATTGAGCCACTTACAGAAGCAGCTAGTACTGAAGGTAAACGTCCTCAAAGTTCAAAGAAGAAAGCCCCAAAATCTATCTTGCACAACAAGAATGAGGAGCCACATGTAGCAAAGGAAACGCAGCAAGTGATTCATCATATCCCTGTACCTAAAGATGAGTTGGAAATTCTTCATGATCTAGAAAAAGATTCAAAGGATGGAAAGAAGGACAAGTCTGTTCCAAAAACATCTAAGAAAGGCAAAGAGGAAGCAAAAGCAACCCCAAAGAGACCTGTAGTCACAGAAGAGGAGATTATTGTTCAAAAATTTGAGAAAGTGTCACATTCTGCATCTTACTCAAGCCCAGAATCCAAAATGAGaa tTGATCCTAATCAGCTTGTGGCCAATCTCCACACAGCTTCCCTCTCTGACTCAGAAATACAGAATTTGATTGAGGTCCTCCTGAACAAACAGGGAGGAGCCAGTTCATCTTGGAATAAG AAAACGCAGAAAGGTGATGATGTTAAATTGCTCCGTAAACAGCTGGAAGAAAAAGAGCGTGCCCTGCAAGAAG AACAAAAGCTGGCAATGCATGCCAATGCTTGTCTATCAAAGGAAAAAGCTGGATACAACAGCCTGGAAAAACAGTACCAGGAAAAGATAGCTGTACAAAACTCTGAGATTCAAGCTCTTCGATCCAAGATGCAACACTCTATTGAACAACACATGATGGAGCGCAGCTCCATGCAGACTCGCTTGCAACAACTTGAACGCCAAGCGGGGGATCAGAGCCTTGCACAGAAACTCAGTGAG GAAAATAAGATTTTGAAAGAAAACCTGAAAAGAGCAGA GTCAGAGACAGTGCCCCAGAAGACTTATGCAAGTCTGACACAGCAGCTACAGATTATACAGGAGGAACTCTCGAAGAATGTGGCAAGGAATACTGCCGCAGAGAATGCCAAAAAGACTCTAGAGGAAAAACTCACAAAGAAGGACGCAGAACTGGCTAAGCTTAAAGGATCAGAG AAAGAGGTTGAGGGTGTTGTAACCAAGAAACTGGATGAAGTAAACAAACTTTTGAGAAAGACGGAAGCAGAAAATGCCACTTTGACTACTAATTTGAAAGCAGCTGAAAAGGAATGTTCAACAGTGAAGGGCCGACTACAGGAATTAGAAATGGCTCTATCTGGTAACGACAACACATCAAAGGCATTGGAGGAGAAACTTCAG gGTGCTGAAAAAGCCAAATCTAATGTTGAGGCCAGTCTGAAGGTAACGGAGAAGAAGTTAGTGGATGCCGAGCAACAGAAGGCTAAACTTGAGAAGGAATTTGAG GATGCTAAGAAGCAAAAGTCTGATATGGAGGCAAACCTGAAATCTACCGAACAGAAACTgacagatatggaacaaatccAGACAAAATTACAGACAGATTTCGAG GCTGCAGAGAAGGTGAAAAGTGATATGAAGTCAAGTCTGGATAATATGGAGCAGAAATTATCTGAGTCTGAACAAAACAAGGACAAACTTCAGAATGAGATTGAG gtTTTGAAGCAAGAAAACTCGACCCTTTCACAGGAAATGATGGTGGTGAAGGAGACAGCAGTGAAGACAGCTGGAGCTCCTAATGGAGACATCCATGATGAACCATCTGAGAACAAAATTGCTGTTTCCCAAcatgaaaaaat AGTTTCAGAGAAGGAAACAGAAATTAAGAGGCTGGAGGCTGATATGGAGGCCAAGCTCACAGAGGTGTCTAAGCTGCAAAGCGAGGTGGATAAAcagaagaagaaaaacaat GATTTGAGGCAAAAGAATTGGGAGGCAATGGAAGCCTTACAAAAGGCAGAAAAGTCAGTAACACATCAAGTTCTATCTGCTGTCAAAGATACAAAG GATGAAAGTACAGCATTGGTGACAGACAcagaaaaatatgataaaacagTATTACAGAAAATATTTCCAGATATTTCTGTCAACACAAATTTG GTCCATAAAGAATGGATGACTTGTTTTGAGAAAGAGGCAATAGTGCAATTACAAAATCTTTCAAAGACCACTGAATCt GTTGCAAAGTCAGAAGCCAAAGTAACAGACCTGAAAGGTCAAGTGAGCAGTCTAGAAGCTCAAGTACAGGAATATAAGTCCAACGTGTCTTCTTTA AGTACTACTTATGAGGGAAAAGTCAAAGATTTAGAAGAGAAAAACAGTAGTTTACAATCTGAGGTCCAAAGATTAAAGGCAGAATCATCAAAT AAGTCAAGTTCAGAAGCCAGAGTTGCTGAATTAGAAGAAAGTAATAAAACATTAGAACAACAAGTCCAAGAAAATAAGCAACTTCTAAGCACATCA actGCCAGTTATGAAGCCAAAGTCAAAGCATTAGAAGAGAAAAATAGTAATTTACAGTCCAAGGTTGACACACTTAGTGCAGAATCatcaaat GTGTCAACTTCAGACTCAAGGGTGACAGAACTAGAAGAAAGCAATAAAAAATTAGAGACTCAAGTCCAAGAGTATTTAAATGTTCTAGCTACAACA GAGTCTAAGTTACAGCAGTTGGAGAACAGTGTCGAGGGTGAGGAGAAAAAGTGGCATGACAAGCTACAGTCTGTACAAATAGATTTAGAACAG GCAAAACAGGAGGTTTCATCATTACAGGAGGAGTTACAGAAATCACAAGCCAACACAGAG ATGAAAGAGAAAGTTTTAAGTCTAGAGGGCCAGTTGAAAATATCTGAAGACAAGTGTTCACAGTTGCAGAGTCAAGTTGAAGAG AGTGAAGAGAAAGCAAGTAAGCTTCAGGAGTCTGCGAAATCCACAAGTAATGAAGATGATTTACTAAAG